In Ciona intestinalis unplaced genomic scaffold, KH HT000316.1, whole genome shotgun sequence, one genomic interval encodes:
- the LOC100186348 gene encoding glutathione S-transferase kappa 1-like, which translates to MAQPMRKILVEFFYDTVSPYSYIAFQVINRCNKSWTNMDLKLKPAFLPAVMQQTNNAPPAMVPARGRYMSHDLLRMADFYKVPFKMPRNISDVMMNKGTISAQRLLTVVATEAPQYLEGLSREIFMRVWVRDEDVTMVESLKDACRAVGMGHEVDQLVGKMAHTDVKDELRRVTQEAIDYGSFGMPTFVAHLTNEPTMLFGSDRLFLLAYYLKQSWPCDVTEAKL; encoded by the coding sequence atggcacaacCTATGAGGAAAATCCTGGTTGAGTTTTTTTACGACACAGTTTCACCGTACAGCTACATTGCGTTTCAAGTCATCAATCGTTGCAATAAATCGTGGACGAACATGGACCTAAAGTTGAAACCTGCGTTTCTACCTGCTGTGATGCAACAAACGAACAACGCACCACCAGCCATGGTGCCCGCTAGGGGACGATACATGTCACATGACCTGCTACGCATGGCTGACTTTTATAAAGTCCCATTTAAAATGCCGCGCAACATCTCTGATGTAATGATGAACAAAGGAACAATATCGGCGCAGAGGTTGTTGACGGTGGTGGCCACGGAGGCCCCACAATATTTGGAGGGGTTGTCACGTGAGATATTTATGAGGGTGTGGGTTCGTGACGAAGATGTAACGATGGTGGAAAGCCTCAAGGATGCGTGTCGAGCGGTTGGGATGGGGCATGAGGTTGATCAGCtagtggggaagatggcacacaCCGATGTGAAAGACGAACTACGACGGGTGACGCAAGAAGCGATCGATTACGGATCGTTTGGGATGCCGACATTTGTGGCTCATCTTACTAATGAACCAACTATGCTGTTTGGGTCTGATCGATTGTTTCTTCTCGCTTATTATCTCAAACAATCATGGccttgtgatgtcacagaagcAAAACTATGA
- the LOC100181600 gene encoding hypoxanthine-guanine phosphoribosyltransferase-like isoform X1, whose product MIVAQVLRDVIIGHALTTWYKSVESLCSSRFDKRSGFSMDECIKIPDDFKGYPISQFCIPKHYEDDLECVIIPKGFVLDRTERLARDIFQNIDLTKPTAALCVLKGGYQFFNDLIHFLKQLNANTNRSCQLSIDFIRLKSYSDDQSTGTVRVIGGDDLSNLRGKNVLIVEDMIDTGRTMTKLLSVLEQYKPHTVNVASLLVKRTSRSVGYRPDYIGFEVPDHFLIGYALDYNEYFRDLNHIAILSSKAKEKYSSANIS is encoded by the coding sequence ATGATCGTCGCCCAAGTGttacgtgacgtcataatcggtCACGCGTTGACCACGTGGTACAAATCAGTTGAGTCATTGTGTTCGAGTAGGTTCGACAAAAGGTCAGGTTTCAGCATGGATGAGTGCATTAAAATCCCCGACGATTTTAAAGGTTACCCGATATCACAATTCTGCATCCCAAAGCATTATGAGGACGATTTAGAATGTGTCATAATTCCTAAAGGTTTCGTCTTGGATAGAACCGAAAGACTAGCAAGAGATATTTTCCAGAATATTGACTTGACTAAACCAACAGCAGCATTGTGTGTTTTGAAGGGGGGTTACCAATTCTTTAACGATCTAATTCATTtcttaaaacaactaaatgCAAACACTAACCGCTCGTGTCAACTTTCAATCGATTTCATTCGTTTGAAAAGTTATTCAGATGACCAATCGACTGGGACGGTTCGTGTGATCGGTGGCGACGATTTGTCGAATCTCCGGGGTAAAAACGTTCTTATAGTTGAAGACATGATTGACACCGGACGAACTATGACGAAGTTGTTGAGTGTGTTGGAGCAATACAAACCACACACCGTTAACGTTGCAAGCTTGTTGGTGAAACGAACATCGAGAAGCGTTGGCTACAGACCAGATTATATCGGTTTTGAGGTCCCCGACCATTTTCTGATCGGGTACGCTTTGGATTACAACGAGTATTTTCGTGATTTGAACCATATTGCAATCCTCAGCAGCAAAGCCAAGGAAAAATATTCGTCAGCAAATATTTCATAG